The proteins below come from a single Ictalurus furcatus strain D&B chromosome 27, Billie_1.0, whole genome shotgun sequence genomic window:
- the LOC128602693 gene encoding B-cell receptor CD22-like, with protein sequence MNLSCITTCTLSNNPTYIWYKNRQRVSECKSASCSVAAVGGAVSYSCAVEGHDSLLSPPVYSPKNTRPVVLSSGDRVEGDSVTLSCSSDANPPVLTYSWFKQRAAADTLLTTGQNYSISNISSQHSGLYYCTAHNQLGQHNSTPTLLDVKGNSTPTHLDESENYTVLMLVMLGLAVFLAVTLLSGALWMWKRKSSSANGHRSTGESGQRHSPAVYENVSASDRSGRVTSDDQDDVHYASVVFKNSHTQEVSLSLRLPPDTTEEEDVQYAAVNISRSTAAIQLAADEAADDPSQLYSKIQKLPTSAV encoded by the exons ATGAATCTGAGTTGCATCACCACCTGCACTCTGTCTAACAACCCCACTTACATCTGGTACAAGAACAGACAGCGTGTGTCTGAGTGTAAATCTGCCTCCTGCTCTGTAGCTGCAGTCGGTGGTGCGGTCAGTTACAGCTGTGCTGTTGAAGGCCATGACAgtctcctctctcctccagtgt ATTCTCCTAAAAACACCAGACCAGTGGTTCTTTCCTCTGGAGACAGAGTGGAGGGGGATTCAGTGACTCTGAGCTGTAGCAGTGATGCAAACCCTCCTGTTCTCACCTACTCCTGGTTTAAACAGAGAGCAGCTGCAGACACACTGCTGACAACAGGCCAGAATTACAGCATCAGCAACATCAGCTCCCAGCACAGCGGACTGTACTACTGCACTGCTCACAACCAGCTGGGACAGCACAACTCTACAccgacactcctggatgtgaagggtaactctACACCAACACACCTGGATGAGTCAG AGAATTACACAGTGTTAATGCTCGTCATGTTGGGACTGGCTGTCTTCCTGGCAGTAACACTCCTCTCAGGAGCTCTGTGGATGTG GAAGAGGAAGTCGAGCTCAGCTAATGGCCACAGAAGCACTGGTGAGAGTGGACAG CGTCACTCTCCTGCTGTTTATGAAAATGTCTCAGCCTCAGACCGCAGTGGAAGAGTCACCTCAGATGATCAGGATGACGTTCACTATGCCAGTGTTGTATTTAAAAACTCCCACACACAGGAAGTGTCTCTGTCACTCAGACTTCCTCCAGACACCACAGAGGAAGAGGATGTTCAGTACGCTGCTGTGAACATTAGCAGGAGCACTGCTGCCATCCA GCTTGCAGCAGACGAAGCAGCTGATGATCCGTCTCAGCTCTACAGCAAGATCCAGAAACTCCCCACTTCAGCAGTGTAG
- the LOC128602694 gene encoding uncharacterized protein LOC128602694 has product MIVFFRALSGTMDVGSRKLLLLILLLNITVSVSGIQDVKVSCHPEKICALRESSVTLTCSYSNIIIITGFWFSLKHKAKWRKEEHPEDLALDSDYAGRVSYTEMTNFRSTLTITDLRERDSGEYRLVFITDKGEKYLSSAGVTLTVTDLQVTHDSTQQTLTCRTSCPLTSTVHRYYWYKNGQYLQKYSANMETLRTAEEGSYSCSVYGYNNILSLPVCEYSFGFIM; this is encoded by the exons ATGATTGTGTTTTTCAGGGCTCTAAGTGGAACTATGGACGTTGGATCCAgaaagctgctgctgctgatccTGTTGTTGAATATTACAG TTTCAGTATCAGGTATCCAGGACGTGAAGGTGTCATGCCATCCTGAGAAGATCTGTGCTCTGAGGGAGTCATCTGTGACCCTGACGTGCTCTTACtcaaatatcatcatcatcactggcTTCTGGTTCAGCCTAAAGCACAAAGCTAAATGGAGGAAGGAGGAACATCCAGAGGATTTAGCTTTAGACTCAGACTACGCAGGACGTGTGAGCTACACAGAGATGACAAACTTCCGCTCGACTCTTACAATAAcagacctgagagagagagactcagggGAATATCGCCTCGTGTTCATTACGGATAAAGGAGAGAAATATCTGAGCTCAGCTGGAGTTACTCTAACAGTTACAG ACCTGCAGGTGACCCACGACTCCACACAACAAACTCTCACCTGCCGCACTTCCTGTCCTCTGACCTCTACTGTTCACCGGTACTACTGGTACAAGAATGGACAATACTTACAGAAATACAGCGCCAACATGGAAACTTTAAGAACCGCTGAAGAAGGCAGTTACTCCTGCTCTGTTTACGGCTATAacaatattctctctcttccagTGTGTGAGTATTCATTTGGCTTCATCATGTAA